Proteins encoded together in one Stigmatella aurantiaca window:
- a CDS encoding AI-2E family transporter, which yields MATEQGARRVFVGLILLSIALLLVVAFPFFEAFFLAAVLAGAFQGMQTWLTKKFRGRSSLAASLICLGFVFVLLAPVAALTAFIVSEVIQGVQFVAGIIQNRGLEGLLAYVPGPLQGHASRLIEQFQTQSAGLWQTLQEQASARGATAAQTFGGLLAAGGSVLFQATMMLIAFYFLLVDGKRLVAWLEGVSPLRRGQTTELLTEFRGVTRSVLTSTLATAGVQAVAALAGFFITGVPVPVFFAAVTFFFALIPAIGAAAVCVAAALLLLATGHPVGAIVLTVWGIVVVGLADNVVKPLLARKGMNMHGAVVFFSLLGGLAIFGAIGLLLGPLIVAFFLSVVRIYQRDYGRSSARLEATAPAASRAPLPEEEPWKVANLLTDLEEPQKPSH from the coding sequence ATGGCCACTGAACAAGGTGCCCGCCGTGTCTTCGTGGGGCTCATCCTCCTGTCCATCGCGCTGTTGCTGGTGGTTGCCTTCCCCTTCTTCGAGGCGTTCTTCCTGGCGGCCGTGCTGGCCGGCGCCTTTCAGGGGATGCAAACGTGGCTGACGAAGAAGTTCAGGGGACGCAGTAGCCTGGCCGCGAGCCTCATCTGCCTGGGCTTCGTCTTCGTCCTTCTGGCGCCGGTCGCCGCGCTCACGGCCTTCATCGTCTCGGAGGTCATCCAGGGGGTGCAGTTCGTCGCGGGCATCATCCAGAACCGCGGGCTGGAGGGACTGTTGGCCTATGTCCCCGGTCCCCTCCAGGGCCATGCCTCCCGGCTGATTGAACAATTCCAGACACAGAGCGCGGGGCTCTGGCAGACCCTGCAGGAGCAGGCCTCCGCCCGGGGCGCCACGGCCGCGCAGACCTTTGGCGGCTTGCTGGCCGCCGGCGGCTCCGTGCTCTTCCAGGCCACCATGATGCTCATCGCCTTCTACTTCCTGCTGGTGGACGGCAAGCGGCTGGTCGCGTGGCTCGAGGGCGTGTCCCCGCTGCGGCGCGGGCAGACGACGGAGCTGCTGACCGAGTTCCGCGGGGTGACCCGCTCCGTGCTGACCTCCACCCTCGCCACCGCGGGCGTCCAGGCCGTGGCGGCCCTGGCGGGCTTCTTCATCACGGGCGTGCCGGTGCCGGTGTTCTTCGCCGCGGTGACGTTCTTCTTCGCCCTCATCCCCGCCATTGGCGCCGCCGCGGTGTGCGTGGCCGCGGCCCTGCTGCTGCTGGCCACCGGGCACCCCGTGGGCGCCATCGTGCTGACCGTCTGGGGCATCGTCGTGGTGGGCCTGGCCGACAACGTCGTGAAGCCCCTGCTGGCCCGCAAGGGCATGAACATGCACGGGGCCGTCGTCTTCTTCTCCCTGCTCGGAGGCCTGGCCATCTTCGGCGCCATCGGCCTGCTGCTGGGGCCCCTCATCGTCGCCTTCTTCCTCTCGGTGGTGCGCATCTACCAGCGCGACTACGGCCGGTCTTCCGCGCGCCTGGAGGCCACCGCCCCCGCCGCCTCCCGCGCCCCGCTGCCGGAAGAGGAGCCCTGGAAGGTGGCCAACCTCCTCACCGATCTGGAGGAGCCCCAGAAACCGTCTCACTGA
- a CDS encoding DUF3175 domain-containing protein — MPTRKATPTKKRTAPARKTSQRYWSREVTEHSDAMDLEDKVFTRSPRAIALSLKRSAERSSRRKSAPYRSAMSMLTFYENRAGHNLPASRRRVLEEAKDELRKLFHREPKPKAPGRARTSSKQARS, encoded by the coding sequence ATGCCCACCAGAAAGGCAACCCCCACGAAGAAGCGGACAGCCCCAGCCCGCAAGACCAGTCAGCGGTACTGGTCGCGCGAGGTGACGGAGCACAGCGACGCGATGGACCTGGAGGACAAGGTCTTCACGCGCTCTCCCCGGGCCATTGCCCTCTCGCTGAAGCGCTCCGCCGAGCGCAGCTCCCGGCGGAAGTCCGCCCCATACCGCTCGGCCATGTCCATGCTCACGTTCTACGAGAACCGCGCCGGCCACAACCTCCCGGCCTCGCGGCGGCGTGTCCTCGAAGAGGCCAAGGACGAGCTGCGCAAGCTGTTTCACCGCGAGCCCAAGCCGAAGGCTCCCGGGCGTGCCCGCACGTCCAGCAAGCAAGCACGCTCCTGA